In Limnohabitans sp. INBF002, one genomic interval encodes:
- a CDS encoding EamA family transporter, whose amino-acid sequence MENQHSQAWLRAMPVVFVLIWSTGFIVARYGMPNSPPFTFLLWRYIFSILCFVLWVKWARVPWPQGRAQWLHLAVTGVLMHAGYLGGVWAAVKVGMGAGLTALIVGLQPVLTAIWLSARGGHVSRRQWQGLALGFVGLAMVVSRKLEGGIEVTPWSLTMITMALVSITTGTLYQKRFVKPCDVRSANAVQLMAAYVVTLPIALMETEPALWNAEMTWALAWSVLALTLGGSSLFYILIQRGAAAAVTSLMYLVPPTTAVMAWVLFNEPITLVTLAGIAVTAVGVSLVVRPPRIAA is encoded by the coding sequence ATGGAGAACCAGCACAGCCAAGCATGGCTGCGCGCCATGCCTGTGGTGTTTGTGTTGATCTGGAGCACAGGTTTCATCGTGGCGCGCTACGGCATGCCCAATTCGCCACCGTTTACTTTCTTGCTGTGGCGCTACATTTTTTCCATTCTGTGTTTTGTGTTGTGGGTCAAATGGGCGCGTGTGCCTTGGCCGCAGGGCAGGGCACAGTGGCTGCATTTGGCGGTCACGGGTGTGTTGATGCACGCCGGTTATTTGGGCGGTGTGTGGGCCGCCGTCAAGGTGGGTATGGGCGCTGGGTTGACCGCTTTGATTGTGGGATTGCAACCCGTCCTGACGGCCATTTGGTTGTCGGCACGCGGCGGCCATGTGTCGCGCCGCCAGTGGCAAGGCTTGGCTTTGGGGTTTGTGGGCTTGGCCATGGTGGTGTCGCGCAAACTCGAAGGCGGCATTGAAGTCACGCCGTGGAGCCTGACCATGATCACCATGGCCTTGGTGTCCATCACCACCGGCACGCTGTATCAAAAACGTTTTGTGAAGCCATGCGATGTGCGCAGCGCCAATGCCGTGCAGCTCATGGCCGCGTACGTTGTGACCTTGCCAATCGCGCTGATGGAAACTGAACCCGCCTTGTGGAATGCTGAGATGACTTGGGCGCTTGCATGGTCTGTGCTGGCATTGACCTTGGGCGGCAGCTCGCTGTTTTACATCCTCATCCAACGTGGCGCTGCTGCGGCAGTGACCAGTCTCATGTATTTGGTACCGCCCACCACGGCCGTGATGGCGTGGGTTTTGTTCAACGAGCCCATCACCTTGGTGACACTGGCAGGCATTGCAGTGACTGCTGTTGGGGTCAGTTTGGTGGTGCGGCCACCTAGAATCGCCGCATAA
- a CDS encoding endonuclease (3' incision activity; acts with UvrC), producing the protein MSQSERAISNHKIDPTSLAELPRSSGVYIFRGEGKLPLYIGKSVDIRNRVMSHLRAPDEANMIAQTRRIDFIETAGEIGALLLESRMIKEQSPLFNQRLRRIRTLCSIQLKQDVDGVVPTVVDSKTVNLGATQGLYGLYSSAHAAQSKLRELANQHRLCLAVLGLEKTSKRGCFGLQIKTCLGVCVGAEDRQEHDHRLFTALIDTQVEVWPFKGPVDVIEESEEWVQRHRVNNWCYLGTHCSKSEKINPFTEFKAHDFDLDSYKILVKPIMLKTLKVQEIES; encoded by the coding sequence ATGAGTCAGTCCGAGCGGGCCATCTCAAACCACAAGATTGATCCAACCAGTCTTGCGGAATTGCCGCGTTCAAGTGGTGTGTACATCTTCAGAGGTGAAGGCAAATTACCGCTCTACATCGGCAAAAGCGTAGATATCCGCAACCGTGTGATGAGTCATCTGAGAGCGCCAGATGAGGCAAACATGATTGCCCAGACACGGCGAATCGACTTCATCGAAACCGCTGGTGAGATCGGCGCTTTGCTTTTGGAGTCTCGCATGATCAAAGAACAAAGCCCGCTCTTCAATCAGCGACTGCGTCGTATACGAACTCTGTGCTCTATTCAACTCAAACAAGATGTAGACGGTGTTGTACCAACTGTGGTTGACAGCAAGACCGTTAACTTAGGCGCCACACAAGGGCTCTATGGCCTTTATTCATCGGCTCATGCAGCCCAGAGCAAACTGCGTGAGTTAGCCAATCAGCACAGGCTGTGTTTAGCCGTACTGGGTTTGGAGAAAACCTCTAAGCGCGGTTGTTTTGGCCTGCAAATCAAAACTTGTCTGGGTGTCTGTGTAGGAGCAGAAGATCGTCAAGAGCATGACCATCGACTGTTCACAGCACTGATCGACACACAAGTGGAGGTGTGGCCATTCAAAGGCCCAGTGGATGTGATTGAAGAGTCTGAGGAATGGGTACAACGCCATCGCGTCAACAACTGGTGCTACTTGGGTACGCATTGCTCCAAATCAGAAAAGATCAACCCATTCACAGAGTTCAAAGCACATGACTTTGACCTTGATAGCTACAAAATTCTGGTCAAGCCCATCATGCTCAAGACTCTGAAAGTGCAAGAGATTGAGTCATGA
- the umuD gene encoding translesion error-prone DNA polymerase V autoproteolytic subunit — MWLDICAWSVPAGFPSPAADHAQKRIDLNKHLIRNGDATHVFRVAGDSMTGIGIYEGDRLLIDRSIEPKHNHIVLAVLNNEFTVKRLYKRGGVVKLVAENPLYPAIVIKEADDFTVWGVVTFNLHKLI; from the coding sequence ATGTGGCTTGACATCTGTGCTTGGTCAGTGCCAGCGGGATTTCCAAGCCCTGCCGCTGACCACGCACAAAAGCGCATCGATCTCAACAAACACCTGATCCGCAACGGGGACGCCACACATGTGTTCCGTGTTGCTGGTGACAGCATGACGGGCATTGGCATCTATGAAGGCGATCGACTGTTGATTGATCGCAGCATTGAGCCCAAACACAACCACATCGTGCTGGCAGTGCTCAATAACGAGTTCACAGTCAAGCGTTTGTACAAGCGTGGCGGCGTTGTGAAGCTCGTCGCTGAAAACCCCCTCTACCCTGCCATCGTGATCAAGGAAGCCGATGACTTCACGGTTTGGGGCGTGGTGACTTTCAATTTACACAAGCTCATATGA
- a CDS encoding SurA N-terminal domain-containing protein: MFDFVRKHTRVMQFLLFLLIFPSFVLFGLEGYNRFREGGATVATVDGHDITQADWDAAHRSQVERLRSSMPNVDVKLFDTPEAKYSTLERMVRDRLLQVAASKLRLGASDARLAAELQQNPTIAALRRADGTLDMERYRQLLATQGMSPESFEAQVRGDLASRQVMSGVGVTSFSANALADVTLNAFYEQRQVQVAKFAPADFVSQIKPSDEELETYYKANADKFQSAERADIEYVVLDLAAVQKGIVVPEAELKSYYEQNAARLAGLEERRASHILINADKGASAAERDAARAKAQALLAEVQKSPNQFAEFARKNSQDTGSAAKGGDLDFFGRGAMVKPFEEAAFALKKGETSGVVETEFGFHIIRLTDIKLPEQKSFESQRAKLEQEVRGQLAQRKFAEAAEQFTNIVYEQSDSLKPVAERLKLDVQHASNLGREPVAGITAANSPKLLAAVFSQDSIEKKRNTEAVELAPNVLAAARITSYSPARTLPLDEVKARVRDQVVAQLAGERARSEGAAKLAEWKASPDAAKLPAAIVVSRESKQAQPSALVEAALRASTQTLPAWVGVDLGVSGYAVVKVEKVLPRDAANSQSSAREREQYAQWWASAEGLAYYKLLKEKFKAEIKIARL, from the coding sequence ATGTTTGATTTTGTTCGCAAGCACACACGGGTCATGCAATTTTTGCTGTTCCTGTTGATCTTCCCGTCTTTCGTTTTGTTCGGCCTTGAGGGCTACAACCGTTTCCGCGAAGGCGGTGCAACGGTTGCCACCGTCGATGGTCACGACATCACGCAAGCGGATTGGGATGCGGCACATCGCAGCCAAGTCGAGCGTTTGCGCAGCAGCATGCCCAATGTGGACGTGAAGTTGTTTGACACACCCGAAGCCAAATACAGCACCTTAGAACGCATGGTGCGTGACCGCTTGTTGCAAGTGGCCGCGAGCAAGTTGCGTTTAGGTGCCAGCGATGCACGCTTGGCCGCTGAGTTGCAGCAAAACCCAACCATTGCAGCTTTGCGCCGCGCCGATGGCACGTTGGACATGGAGCGCTATCGCCAGTTGTTGGCCACGCAAGGCATGTCGCCGGAGTCGTTTGAAGCGCAAGTGCGTGGCGACTTGGCCTCGCGTCAAGTGATGTCAGGTGTGGGTGTGACCAGCTTTAGCGCTAACGCCTTGGCCGATGTGACCTTGAATGCTTTTTATGAGCAACGCCAAGTGCAGGTGGCCAAGTTTGCGCCAGCTGACTTTGTGTCTCAAATCAAACCCAGTGATGAAGAACTGGAGACCTACTACAAAGCCAATGCCGACAAGTTTCAGTCCGCTGAACGTGCAGACATTGAATATGTGGTTTTAGATTTGGCTGCGGTGCAAAAAGGCATTGTGGTGCCAGAGGCTGAACTCAAGTCGTACTACGAACAAAACGCAGCCCGCTTGGCTGGCTTGGAAGAGCGTCGTGCCAGCCACATCTTGATCAATGCCGACAAAGGCGCCTCCGCCGCTGAGCGTGATGCCGCCCGTGCCAAGGCCCAGGCCTTGTTGGCTGAGGTGCAAAAGTCGCCCAATCAGTTTGCTGAGTTTGCGCGCAAAAACTCACAAGACACAGGTTCTGCTGCCAAAGGCGGCGACCTTGATTTCTTTGGCCGCGGTGCCATGGTCAAACCTTTTGAAGAGGCGGCTTTCGCCCTGAAAAAGGGCGAGACCAGTGGTGTGGTGGAAACCGAATTTGGTTTTCACATCATCCGTCTGACTGACATCAAACTGCCTGAGCAAAAAAGCTTTGAGTCGCAACGCGCCAAGCTGGAGCAAGAAGTGCGTGGCCAACTGGCGCAGCGCAAATTTGCCGAAGCGGCAGAGCAATTCACCAACATCGTGTACGAGCAGTCTGATAGTTTGAAGCCCGTGGCTGAGCGTTTGAAGTTGGACGTGCAACACGCCAGCAACTTGGGTCGCGAACCCGTGGCGGGCATCACCGCCGCGAACAGCCCCAAGCTGTTGGCTGCCGTGTTCTCACAAGATTCGATTGAGAAAAAGCGCAACACCGAAGCCGTCGAGTTGGCGCCCAATGTCTTGGCTGCAGCACGCATCACCAGCTACAGCCCCGCGCGCACCTTGCCTTTGGATGAAGTCAAAGCCCGCGTGCGCGACCAAGTGGTGGCGCAACTTGCCGGTGAACGCGCACGCTCAGAAGGTGCAGCCAAGTTGGCCGAGTGGAAGGCCAGCCCAGACGCTGCCAAATTGCCAGCTGCCATCGTGGTGTCGCGCGAATCCAAGCAAGCACAACCTTCGGCTCTGGTCGAAGCCGCTTTGCGTGCCAGTACCCAAACGCTGCCAGCGTGGGTCGGCGTTGATTTAGGCGTCAGTGGTTATGCCGTGGTAAAGGTTGAAAAAGTGTTGCCACGCGATGCAGCTAATTCACAAAGTTCGGCTCGTGAGCGTGAGCAGTACGCGCAGTGGTGGGCTTCGGCCGAAGGCTTGGCGTATTACAAGCTATTAAAAGAAAAATTCAAGGCAGAAATCAAAATAGCTAGGTTATAA
- a CDS encoding HU family DNA-binding protein → MNKTELIEHIAKHADISKAAATRALESTIGAVKTTLKKGGTVSLVGFGTFAVGKRAARTGRNPRTGEAIKIKAAKVPKFRPGKGLKDALN, encoded by the coding sequence GTGAATAAAACAGAACTGATTGAGCACATTGCTAAGCACGCCGATATTTCCAAGGCTGCAGCCACTCGCGCACTCGAGTCCACCATCGGCGCGGTGAAGACCACCTTGAAAAAGGGCGGCACAGTTTCTTTGGTTGGTTTCGGTACTTTTGCAGTTGGCAAACGTGCTGCACGCACAGGCCGTAATCCTCGCACTGGCGAAGCCATCAAGATCAAAGCAGCTAAAGTGCCTAAGTTCCGTCCAGGCAAAGGTCTGAAAGACGCCTTGAACTAA
- a CDS encoding tartrate dehydrogenase, translating into MSQKRIAVIAGDGIGKEVMPEGIRVMDAVARKFGIDLKFDHFDFSSWDYYEKHGQMLPDDWKDQIGGHDAIYFGAVGWPDKIADHVSLWGSLLMFRREFDQYINLRPARLMPGIIAPVVRRDGSPRQPGEIDMYIVRENTEGEYSSIGGRMYPGTEREIVMQETVMSRIGVDRVLKFAFELAQTRPKKHLTSATKSNGIAITMPYWDERVVEMAKNYPGINVDKFHIDILTAHFVQRPDFFDVVVASNLFGDILSDLGPACTGTIGIAPSANLNPDRKFPSLFEPVHGSAPDIAGKGIANPIGQIWCGAMMLEFLGHKDAHDAVMAAIEKVLDPKSGAPKTPDIGGNASTSDVGRAIAEAL; encoded by the coding sequence ATGAGTCAAAAACGCATTGCAGTGATCGCCGGCGACGGCATTGGCAAAGAAGTCATGCCCGAGGGCATTCGCGTCATGGACGCCGTGGCCCGCAAATTTGGCATCGATTTGAAGTTTGACCACTTCGACTTTTCCAGCTGGGACTATTACGAAAAGCACGGCCAGATGCTGCCCGACGATTGGAAAGATCAAATCGGCGGCCACGACGCCATCTACTTTGGTGCCGTTGGTTGGCCAGACAAAATTGCAGACCACGTGTCGCTGTGGGGTTCGTTGTTGATGTTCCGTCGCGAGTTTGACCAGTACATCAACCTGCGTCCTGCGCGTTTGATGCCCGGCATCATTGCCCCCGTGGTGCGCCGTGACGGCTCGCCACGTCAGCCCGGTGAGATTGACATGTACATCGTGCGCGAAAACACCGAGGGCGAATACTCCAGCATCGGTGGGCGCATGTACCCCGGCACTGAGCGCGAAATCGTGATGCAAGAAACCGTGATGTCACGCATTGGCGTGGACCGCGTGTTGAAGTTTGCGTTTGAGTTGGCACAGACGCGTCCTAAAAAGCATTTAACCAGCGCCACCAAATCCAACGGCATTGCCATCACCATGCCGTATTGGGATGAGCGCGTGGTTGAGATGGCCAAGAACTATCCAGGCATCAACGTGGACAAGTTCCACATCGACATCTTGACAGCCCACTTTGTGCAACGCCCTGACTTCTTCGATGTCGTGGTGGCCAGCAATTTGTTTGGCGACATCTTGAGCGACTTAGGCCCCGCATGCACTGGCACGATTGGCATTGCGCCCAGTGCCAACTTGAACCCCGACCGCAAGTTCCCGTCGTTGTTTGAACCCGTGCACGGTTCGGCACCGGACATTGCAGGCAAGGGCATTGCGAATCCGATTGGCCAAATTTGGTGTGGCGCGATGATGCTTGAATTTTTGGGCCACAAAGATGCACACGATGCGGTAATGGCAGCCATTGAAAAGGTGTTGGACCCCAAGAGTGGTGCACCCAAAACACCTGACATTGGTGGTAACGCTAGTACTTCAGATGTCGGTCGTGCGATTGCTGAAGCCTTGTGA
- a CDS encoding putative Na+/H+ antiporter: MMNSPTLIQLIGATLFGVALVHTFSTQYFQHLAHCQTKHSGFWHLLGEVEVVFGWWAMVLMLCMFLLLGHHSALDYINTRNFTEPMFVFVIMVMAGTRPILQLADATVWAMVKFMPLTPNIALYFLILTLVPLAGSFITEPAAMTLAALLLRSTLFCNEIPVQLKYATVGVLFVNISIGGTLTPFAAPPVLMVAGKWEWDTMFMLSTFGWKAALAVLINAAGVTLLFRHQLTHLSKLETPHPRCSRSIALVHVTFIALVVMFAHHPPMFMGVFLFFLGFVTAYRHHQDRLILREALMVAFFLAGLVVLGGLQQWWLEPLLMRLDSQAVFFGATALTAITDNAALTYLGSLVNGLSEDFKVSLVAGAVTGGGLTVIANAPNPAGVAILRNKFPEGVIHPLGLLLAALPPTAIAALIFQITR; the protein is encoded by the coding sequence ATGATGAACTCGCCCACGCTAATACAACTTATCGGTGCAACCCTATTCGGCGTGGCGCTTGTCCACACATTTTCTACCCAGTACTTCCAGCACCTAGCCCACTGCCAGACCAAACACTCAGGTTTTTGGCACTTACTGGGCGAGGTAGAAGTCGTATTCGGTTGGTGGGCCATGGTTCTTATGTTGTGCATGTTTCTCCTGCTAGGCCACCACAGTGCGTTGGATTACATCAACACCCGGAATTTCACAGAGCCAATGTTTGTATTCGTCATCATGGTTATGGCCGGAACTCGTCCAATCTTGCAATTGGCCGATGCTACGGTATGGGCCATGGTTAAGTTCATGCCCCTGACGCCAAATATAGCCCTGTATTTTTTGATCCTTACACTGGTGCCCTTAGCGGGATCGTTCATTACTGAGCCTGCAGCCATGACACTGGCCGCGCTGTTGCTGCGTTCAACGCTTTTCTGTAACGAAATACCGGTACAACTAAAATACGCCACAGTGGGTGTTTTATTTGTGAATATCTCCATCGGGGGCACGTTGACGCCTTTTGCTGCGCCGCCCGTTTTGATGGTAGCAGGCAAGTGGGAATGGGACACCATGTTCATGCTCTCCACTTTTGGCTGGAAAGCCGCATTGGCAGTCCTGATAAACGCAGCGGGAGTTACTCTGCTTTTTAGGCACCAATTAACACACCTGAGCAAGCTCGAAACCCCGCACCCTAGGTGCTCAAGGAGTATCGCGTTGGTACATGTCACCTTCATCGCATTGGTGGTGATGTTTGCACACCACCCGCCAATGTTCATGGGCGTATTTCTCTTTTTCTTAGGGTTTGTGACCGCGTATCGTCATCATCAAGATCGGCTAATTCTTCGAGAAGCACTAATGGTGGCATTTTTTCTTGCTGGGTTGGTCGTGTTGGGTGGGTTGCAACAATGGTGGCTTGAGCCTTTACTGATGCGACTGGATAGCCAAGCAGTCTTCTTTGGCGCCACAGCGCTCACGGCCATTACTGACAATGCTGCATTGACTTACCTCGGCTCCTTAGTCAATGGCCTGAGCGAAGACTTCAAAGTCTCGTTGGTGGCTGGAGCAGTTACCGGCGGGGGCCTGACCGTGATAGCCAACGCACCCAACCCGGCTGGTGTGGCCATCCTGCGCAACAAATTTCCCGAGGGGGTGATCCATCCGCTGGGATTGCTCTTGGCCGCCCTGCCACCAACGGCCATTGCTGCGTTAATATTCCAGATTACACGTTGA
- the pgsA gene encoding CDP-diacylglycerol--glycerol-3-phosphate 3-phosphatidyltransferase, which yields MWTIPTLMTLARIAAIPLIVGLFYLPIETAERNLWATVMFVVFALTDWLDGYLARKLNQTSAFGAFLDPVADKFLVCASLLILVHLGRADVLVALIIIGREIAISALREWMAQIGASRSVAVHVLGKLKTMVQMVAIPFLLFDGQLFGLIDTALWGTVLIWIAGVLTVWSMVYYLQKAWPDILDHAK from the coding sequence ATGTGGACCATCCCTACGCTCATGACATTGGCGCGCATTGCAGCCATTCCTTTGATCGTGGGGCTGTTTTACTTGCCCATTGAAACCGCGGAGCGCAACCTCTGGGCCACCGTGATGTTTGTTGTGTTTGCTTTGACCGATTGGCTCGACGGGTACTTGGCCCGCAAACTCAACCAAACCTCTGCGTTTGGTGCTTTTCTCGACCCTGTGGCCGACAAGTTTTTGGTGTGTGCAAGTCTGCTGATCTTGGTGCACCTTGGGCGCGCCGATGTGTTGGTGGCGCTCATCATCATTGGGCGCGAAATTGCCATCTCTGCTTTGCGCGAGTGGATGGCGCAAATCGGCGCGTCGCGCAGTGTGGCCGTGCATGTGCTGGGCAAGCTCAAGACCATGGTGCAAATGGTGGCGATCCCGTTCTTGTTGTTTGATGGTCAGTTGTTTGGCTTGATTGACACCGCCCTGTGGGGCACGGTACTCATTTGGATTGCAGGCGTGTTGACCGTTTGGTCGATGGTGTACTACCTGCAAAAGGCTTGGCCTGATATCTTGGATCACGCCAAGTAA
- the nhaD gene encoding sodium:proton antiporter NhaD translates to MNTLLVVVFVLTYLAIALEHPFKVNKSASALIGAGLLWTIYAVSGIQPETLSEHLGESLMSTAQIVFFLMGAMAIVEVVDAHDGFDVITSHIKTVKLASLMWMVGFTTFFLSAILDNLTTTIVMVSLMKKLLDKREDRIFFAGIIIIAANAGGAWTPIGDVTTTMLWIGGQITTVEIMKGLFLPSLVNLVIPLLIVSRMLGTRPVIAPPRIGQDNRRTDLVERNLMFLLGLGVLVLVPVFKTVTHLPPFMGILFGLGILWLFGEMVHREKSDDTKEHLTLVSALSRIDMGSIMFFIGILLSVAILEHTQILSSLAAWLDQAVGRQDVIVLLIGLASAVVDNVPLVAASMGMYSLAQYPTDSFLWEFMAYCAGTGGSILIIGSAAGVAAMGLERIDFVWYAKKFSLLALTGYAAGAGVYMLEHLIF, encoded by the coding sequence GTGAACACACTATTGGTCGTTGTCTTTGTTTTGACGTATTTGGCGATTGCCCTCGAACATCCTTTCAAGGTGAACAAGTCGGCTTCAGCTTTGATCGGAGCGGGTTTATTGTGGACCATCTATGCCGTATCGGGAATTCAGCCAGAGACCCTTAGTGAACACTTAGGTGAGTCACTTATGAGTACTGCCCAGATCGTATTTTTCCTGATGGGTGCAATGGCCATTGTTGAAGTGGTGGATGCTCACGACGGATTCGACGTTATTACTTCACATATCAAGACTGTAAAGCTGGCGTCTTTGATGTGGATGGTGGGCTTCACGACTTTTTTCTTGAGTGCAATTTTGGATAACTTGACGACCACCATCGTCATGGTGTCTCTCATGAAAAAATTACTCGACAAAAGAGAAGATCGCATCTTTTTTGCGGGCATCATCATCATTGCCGCGAACGCGGGCGGTGCATGGACTCCTATTGGTGACGTAACGACTACGATGCTCTGGATTGGAGGTCAGATTACGACCGTTGAAATCATGAAAGGGTTGTTCTTGCCTTCACTGGTCAATCTCGTAATTCCACTGTTGATCGTGAGTCGGATGCTGGGCACTCGGCCCGTGATCGCGCCGCCCAGAATTGGGCAAGACAATAGAAGAACCGACCTTGTTGAACGTAACTTGATGTTTCTCTTGGGATTAGGAGTCTTGGTGTTGGTGCCAGTGTTTAAAACGGTGACACACCTCCCCCCATTCATGGGAATTTTGTTTGGATTAGGAATTTTGTGGCTCTTTGGAGAAATGGTTCATCGAGAAAAATCAGATGACACTAAAGAGCATCTAACTCTGGTCAGCGCTTTGAGCCGCATTGATATGGGCTCGATCATGTTTTTTATTGGGATTTTGTTATCGGTAGCAATACTGGAACACACCCAAATTCTGTCGTCTTTGGCCGCTTGGCTTGATCAGGCGGTGGGGCGGCAAGACGTCATCGTGCTACTCATAGGTTTAGCCAGTGCAGTGGTCGATAACGTGCCCTTGGTAGCTGCTTCCATGGGGATGTACAGCCTGGCTCAATATCCAACCGACAGTTTTCTGTGGGAATTCATGGCTTACTGCGCGGGCACTGGGGGTTCAATTTTGATCATTGGCTCCGCTGCTGGAGTCGCAGCTATGGGGTTAGAGCGAATTGATTTTGTATGGTATGCCAAAAAATTCAGCTTGCTTGCGTTGACCGGTTACGCGGCGGGAGCCGGGGTTTATATGTTGGAGCACTTGATATTTTGA
- a CDS encoding DUF1330 domain-containing protein, giving the protein MASAPIRMQDKRYYRGEAYMTAYVIFDVEIRDPLRYQDFMNQVKPALANAGARYLTRGGEHRVYEGNWQPRRIVILEFPSIEAWETFYKGPIYQGLKAIRDECSSARLVAVEAA; this is encoded by the coding sequence ATGGCATCAGCGCCAATCAGGATGCAAGATAAGCGTTATTACCGTGGTGAGGCTTATATGACTGCTTATGTGATATTTGACGTTGAAATCCGAGATCCCCTTCGGTATCAGGACTTCATGAATCAAGTGAAGCCTGCGTTGGCGAACGCAGGGGCTAGGTATCTGACACGTGGTGGCGAACATCGCGTCTACGAAGGAAACTGGCAGCCAAGACGAATCGTCATCTTGGAGTTTCCGTCCATAGAGGCATGGGAGACTTTTTACAAAGGCCCCATTTATCAAGGTCTAAAAGCAATACGCGATGAGTGCAGCTCTGCTCGTTTGGTTGCAGTTGAAGCAGCCTAA
- a CDS encoding LysR family transcriptional regulator: MSHEFLAFVKVVERGNFSASAVDLGLTPSAMSKLITRLEDRLGVRLLHRTTRRLSMTAEGETFYLRARDILQIIEDAESEVSQAGSNPRGKLRVNCVTGFAYNVLALHLPKFMAMYPDVQVELAVTDKVVDLLAENADVGIRSGVIGDQGIITRKFSEFERMIYSSTAYLERRGVPQTPSDLAVHDCIVLGNKQQQPSKWPFLVNGHQTEVEVNGRITADNAETALRIIMAGGGIARVANMQVEHAVRRGWVVPILSKFHVPKPVPLSAVYPPGRHRMPKVRVFLDFLVNEFSEPTWRNI; this comes from the coding sequence ATGAGCCATGAGTTTCTTGCGTTTGTCAAAGTTGTGGAAAGGGGCAACTTCTCTGCCTCCGCTGTCGATTTAGGACTCACCCCTTCGGCGATGTCCAAGCTCATCACGCGGCTAGAGGACAGATTGGGCGTTCGACTTCTTCACCGAACAACGCGTCGCCTATCCATGACAGCCGAGGGCGAAACCTTCTATTTGCGTGCCAGAGACATTCTTCAAATCATTGAAGATGCGGAATCCGAAGTCTCTCAAGCCGGCAGCAATCCCAGAGGCAAGCTACGCGTGAACTGCGTCACAGGATTTGCGTACAACGTGTTGGCATTGCACTTGCCAAAATTCATGGCGATGTACCCAGACGTTCAGGTGGAATTGGCCGTGACCGACAAAGTCGTTGATTTGCTGGCAGAGAACGCGGATGTGGGAATTCGCTCCGGAGTTATTGGTGACCAAGGGATCATCACGCGCAAGTTTTCAGAGTTCGAAAGGATGATCTATTCCTCCACCGCATATCTGGAACGCCGCGGAGTTCCTCAAACGCCATCAGACCTTGCCGTCCATGACTGCATCGTCTTGGGCAACAAGCAGCAGCAACCTTCAAAGTGGCCATTTCTTGTCAACGGCCATCAAACGGAGGTCGAGGTGAATGGTCGAATCACGGCAGACAACGCGGAAACGGCCTTGCGCATCATCATGGCTGGCGGAGGCATTGCACGGGTAGCCAACATGCAAGTCGAGCATGCCGTTCGCCGTGGATGGGTGGTACCCATCCTCTCGAAGTTCCATGTCCCCAAACCTGTCCCACTCTCTGCGGTTTACCCTCCTGGCAGACACAGAATGCCAAAAGTACGCGTGTTCTTAGACTTCTTAGTCAACGAATTTTCTGAGCCAACTTGGAGAAACATTTGA